The proteins below are encoded in one region of Aquisphaera giovannonii:
- the trmD gene encoding tRNA (guanosine(37)-N1)-methyltransferase TrmD, with protein MAPPALRIDVLTLFPAVLDGFLGQTIVRRAIDKGLVAIERWDLRDWAEGKHKQVDDRPFGGGPGMVLMAPPVVAAAEAVRLAAEPEGELIALSPQGPRLTQAAVADLATRRRLILLCGRYEGFDERVFDVLSPRLLSVGDFVLSGGEVAAMVVIDAVVRLVPGVLGDDQSAVDESFGPDGGLEYPHYTRPREFRGRAVPDVLLGGDHAAIARWRREHRRPSPPPHPAS; from the coding sequence ATGGCCCCGCCCGCGCTTCGCATCGATGTGCTGACCCTGTTCCCGGCCGTGCTGGACGGCTTCCTCGGCCAGACCATCGTCCGCAGGGCGATCGACAAGGGGCTCGTGGCGATCGAGCGCTGGGACCTCCGCGACTGGGCGGAGGGGAAGCACAAGCAGGTGGACGACCGGCCGTTCGGGGGGGGGCCGGGGATGGTCCTGATGGCCCCCCCGGTCGTGGCCGCGGCGGAGGCCGTCCGCCTCGCCGCCGAGCCCGAGGGAGAATTGATCGCCCTCTCGCCGCAGGGGCCCCGGCTGACCCAGGCCGCGGTCGCCGACCTCGCCACGAGGCGGCGCCTGATCCTCCTCTGCGGCCGATACGAGGGCTTCGACGAGCGGGTCTTCGACGTGCTGTCGCCCCGGCTGCTGTCGGTCGGCGACTTCGTCCTCTCGGGGGGGGAGGTCGCGGCCATGGTCGTCATCGACGCCGTGGTCCGGCTGGTCCCCGGCGTGCTCGGCGACGACCAGAGCGCCGTGGACGAGTCGTTCGGCCCCGACGGCGGCCTCGAGTATCCGCACTACACGCGGCCCCGCGAGTTCCGGGGGAGGGCCGTGCCCGACGTCCTGCTCGGCGGCGACCACGCCGCCATCGCCCGCTGGCGCCGGGAGCACCGCCGGCCCTCGCCGCCCCCGCATCCTGCCTCCTGA
- the rpsP gene encoding 30S ribosomal protein S16, translating to MKSMGRRHRPFFRICAMDSRTPRDGRSIEELGHYDPMSRNAETQTVLNVDRLRYWLSVGAQPSEKVQALLRKHNVKKPAPGEPWALPKPAAAPVPSAPATTPAGPAATTAP from the coding sequence ATGAAGTCGATGGGACGCCGTCATCGGCCGTTCTTCCGGATCTGTGCGATGGATTCCCGGACGCCCCGCGACGGGCGGTCGATCGAGGAGCTGGGGCACTACGACCCCATGAGCCGGAACGCCGAGACGCAGACGGTCCTGAACGTCGATCGCCTCCGGTACTGGCTGAGCGTCGGCGCGCAGCCCTCGGAGAAGGTCCAGGCGCTGCTCCGCAAGCACAACGTCAAGAAGCCGGCCCCGGGCGAGCCCTGGGCGCTGCCCAAGCCGGCGGCGGCCCCCGTGCCCTCCGCCCCGGCGACGACCCCGGCCGGCCCGGCCGCGACCACGGCCCCGTGA
- a CDS encoding HesB/IscA family protein, which translates to MGVTLTEKAAGEVKKIISEQNLPEGTVLRVGVQGGGCSGFAYSLNFDTGTTDKDRIVDAHGVTLAVEKKFDPFLDGTVVDFYDGLEKRGFVFNNPNVVKSCGCGSSFQV; encoded by the coding sequence ATGGGTGTAACCCTGACCGAGAAGGCCGCGGGCGAGGTCAAGAAGATCATCTCGGAGCAGAACCTCCCCGAGGGGACGGTCCTCCGCGTCGGCGTGCAGGGCGGAGGCTGCAGCGGCTTCGCCTACAGCCTGAACTTCGACACCGGCACCACCGACAAGGATCGCATCGTGGACGCCCACGGCGTCACGCTCGCGGTCGAGAAGAAGTTCGACCCCTTCCTCGACGGGACGGTCGTGGACTTCTACGACGGGCTGGAGAAGCGCGGGTTCGTGTTCAACAACCCCAACGTGGTGAAGAGCTGCGGCTGCGGCTCCTCGTTCCAGGTCTGA
- the ffh gene encoding signal recognition particle protein produces the protein MFDDLQKRLGTAFRRFRVSGLLTEANMKEGLREVRTALLEADVNFKVVQKFMDRVTAKAVGTQLIKAVRPEQQIVKIVHDELIELMGEADPTVRFEKAGPTVLMLCGLQGSGKTTTCGKLARMLANQGRRPMLVAADLQRPAAVEQLKVIGGQLNLPVFSEANSNPVKVCQDALVEANRQNCDTIILDTAGRLHVDDELMAELVQIEKKVKPHQVFFVCDAMTGQDAVASAEAFNKALELDGVILTKLDGDARGGAALSVRKVTGVPIKFVGKGEKLDQLDPFAPERLAGQILGMGDIVSVVERAQQAVDAEEARRQQERLAKGKFDLNDFRQQIVQMKKMGSVRELMSMIPGLNQLSGEMGGIDAEGEIKRIQGIIDSMTPLERSRPDLIDMARRRRIASGAGVDPSDVSGLVKQFDAMAAIVRSMSQMSMFDKLKALTGLGKAAASNPGARIFAPKVGTGKRLSPKEREKLRKQREKEERKRRREERDRPT, from the coding sequence ATGTTCGACGACCTTCAGAAACGTCTGGGGACGGCCTTCCGTCGCTTCCGGGTCAGCGGCCTGCTGACCGAGGCGAACATGAAGGAGGGGCTGCGCGAGGTCCGGACCGCGCTGCTCGAGGCCGACGTCAACTTCAAGGTCGTCCAGAAGTTCATGGACCGGGTCACGGCCAAGGCCGTGGGCACGCAGCTCATCAAGGCCGTCCGGCCCGAGCAGCAGATCGTCAAGATCGTCCACGACGAGCTCATCGAGCTGATGGGGGAGGCCGATCCCACCGTCCGGTTCGAGAAGGCAGGCCCCACGGTCCTGATGCTCTGCGGCCTCCAGGGCTCCGGCAAGACGACGACCTGCGGCAAGCTCGCGAGGATGCTCGCGAACCAGGGGCGTCGGCCGATGCTGGTCGCGGCGGACCTCCAGCGCCCGGCGGCGGTCGAGCAGCTCAAGGTGATCGGCGGCCAGCTCAACCTGCCGGTCTTCAGCGAGGCCAATTCCAACCCGGTCAAGGTCTGCCAGGATGCCCTCGTCGAGGCCAACCGGCAGAATTGCGACACGATCATCCTGGACACCGCGGGCCGCCTGCACGTCGACGACGAGCTGATGGCCGAGCTCGTCCAGATCGAGAAGAAGGTCAAGCCGCACCAGGTCTTCTTCGTCTGCGACGCCATGACCGGCCAGGACGCGGTGGCCTCGGCCGAGGCCTTCAACAAGGCGCTCGAGCTGGACGGCGTGATCCTCACGAAGCTGGACGGCGACGCCCGCGGCGGTGCGGCCCTCTCGGTCCGCAAGGTCACCGGGGTGCCGATCAAGTTCGTCGGCAAGGGGGAGAAGCTCGACCAGCTCGACCCGTTCGCCCCCGAGCGGCTGGCCGGCCAGATCCTGGGCATGGGGGACATCGTCTCCGTCGTCGAGCGGGCCCAGCAGGCGGTGGACGCGGAGGAGGCGCGGCGGCAGCAGGAGCGCCTCGCCAAGGGGAAGTTCGACCTCAACGACTTCCGCCAGCAGATCGTCCAGATGAAGAAGATGGGGTCGGTCCGGGAGCTCATGAGCATGATCCCCGGGCTCAACCAGCTCTCCGGGGAGATGGGGGGCATCGACGCCGAGGGGGAGATCAAGCGGATCCAGGGCATCATCGACAGCATGACGCCGCTGGAGCGGTCCCGGCCGGACCTCATCGACATGGCCAGGCGGCGCCGGATCGCCTCCGGCGCCGGCGTGGATCCATCGGACGTGTCGGGCCTCGTCAAGCAGTTCGACGCCATGGCGGCGATCGTCCGCTCGATGTCCCAGATGAGCATGTTCGACAAGCTCAAGGCCCTGACCGGGCTGGGCAAGGCCGCCGCCAGCAACCCGGGCGCGCGGATCTTCGCCCCCAAGGTCGGGACGGGCAAGCGGCTCTCCCCGAAGGAGCGGGAGAAGCTGCGGAAGCAACGCGAGAAAGAGGAGCGGAAGCGCCGCCGCGAGGAGAGGGACCGCCCCACCTGA
- a CDS encoding sulfotransferase family protein produces MDAEIVVVSGLPRSGTSLMMQMLDRGGVQAVTDNIRTADTDNPRGYYEFEQVKKIKEDANWVPQVRGKSVKMVSQLLFDLPAEERYRIVFMERDLDEMLTSQEKMLERLNRPAGPREEIKAAFIKHLTRLRAWLAQQPNMKVLTIRYSDLVKDPEEQARRINEFLGGNLDVAAMAEAVDPSLYRNRKPAG; encoded by the coding sequence ATGGACGCGGAGATCGTCGTCGTTTCCGGGCTCCCCCGGTCGGGCACCTCGCTCATGATGCAGATGCTCGACCGCGGCGGCGTCCAGGCCGTCACCGACAACATCCGGACCGCGGACACCGACAACCCGCGCGGCTATTACGAATTCGAACAGGTCAAGAAGATCAAGGAAGACGCGAACTGGGTCCCCCAGGTCCGCGGCAAGTCCGTGAAGATGGTCTCCCAGCTCCTCTTCGACCTGCCGGCCGAGGAGCGGTATCGGATCGTCTTCATGGAACGCGACCTGGACGAGATGCTCACGTCCCAGGAGAAGATGCTCGAGCGGCTCAACCGGCCGGCGGGGCCCCGGGAGGAGATCAAGGCCGCGTTCATCAAGCACCTCACGCGGCTCCGCGCCTGGCTGGCGCAGCAGCCGAACATGAAGGTGCTCACCATCCGCTACTCGGACCTCGTTAAGGATCCCGAGGAGCAGGCGAGGCGGATCAACGAGTTCCTGGGCGGGAACCTCGACGTGGCCGCGATGGCGGAGGCCGTCGATCCGTCGCTGTACCGGAACCGCAAGCCCGCCGGTTGA
- a CDS encoding IscS subfamily cysteine desulfurase yields the protein MRKSPSPVEAPRHVLQLPVYMDNHSTTRPDPRVVEAMLPYFGAIYGNAASASHRFGWEAAEGADRAREQVARALGAEPREIVFTSGATEANNLAIKGAAQAYQRRGKHVVTAAAEHKAVLDTVRRLGREGWEITVVPCDATGRVDAASILPVLRPDTVLVSVMAASNEVGTINPIREIGRICRERGVVFHTDATQAVGKIPIEVNDDHVDLLSLSAHKVYGPKGVGALYVRRRDPMVRLVPQMDGGGHERGMRSGTLPVPLVVGLGKALELAMEERDAESARLLVLRERLHRGIAGRVEGIRLNGHPTERLPGNLNLSFAYVDGEALMMAMRDVAVSSGAACTSVDPEPSHVLLAMGLDEDMARASLRFGLGRFTTEVEVDFAADAVAEAVERLRVHSAAWAFSKTGREV from the coding sequence ATGCGAAAAAGCCCGAGTCCGGTCGAGGCCCCGAGGCACGTGCTCCAGCTCCCCGTCTACATGGATAACCACTCGACGACCAGGCCGGATCCCCGGGTGGTCGAGGCGATGCTGCCGTATTTCGGCGCGATCTATGGCAACGCGGCGAGCGCCTCGCATCGCTTCGGCTGGGAGGCGGCGGAGGGCGCGGACCGCGCCCGCGAGCAGGTCGCCCGGGCCCTGGGCGCCGAGCCCCGCGAGATCGTGTTCACCTCGGGGGCGACGGAAGCGAATAATCTGGCGATCAAGGGCGCGGCGCAGGCGTATCAGCGGAGAGGGAAGCACGTCGTCACGGCGGCCGCCGAGCACAAGGCGGTCCTGGATACGGTACGGCGACTCGGCCGCGAGGGCTGGGAGATCACCGTCGTGCCTTGCGACGCGACCGGTCGCGTGGATGCGGCGAGCATCCTCCCCGTGCTCCGGCCCGATACGGTGCTGGTGTCGGTCATGGCGGCGAGCAACGAGGTCGGCACGATCAACCCCATCCGGGAGATCGGCCGAATCTGCCGAGAGCGGGGTGTCGTCTTCCACACCGACGCCACCCAGGCCGTGGGCAAGATCCCCATCGAGGTGAACGACGACCACGTGGACCTGCTCAGCCTGTCCGCCCATAAGGTGTACGGCCCGAAGGGGGTCGGCGCCCTGTACGTCCGCCGTCGCGACCCGATGGTCCGGCTCGTCCCCCAGATGGACGGGGGTGGGCACGAGCGCGGGATGCGGAGCGGGACGCTCCCCGTGCCGCTTGTCGTCGGTTTGGGGAAGGCCCTCGAGCTGGCCATGGAGGAGCGGGACGCCGAATCGGCCCGGCTGCTCGTGCTCCGCGAGCGCCTGCATCGGGGCATCGCGGGCCGGGTCGAGGGGATCCGCCTGAACGGCCATCCGACGGAGCGGCTGCCGGGCAATCTCAACCTCAGCTTCGCCTACGTGGACGGCGAGGCCCTCATGATGGCGATGCGGGACGTCGCCGTGAGCTCCGGGGCCGCGTGCACGTCCGTCGATCCGGAGCCGAGCCACGTCCTGCTGGCGATGGGCCTCGACGAGGACATGGCGCGTGCCAGCCTGAGATTCGGCCTGGGCCGATTCACCACCGAGGTGGAGGTCGACTTCGCGGCGGACGCGGTGGCGGAGGCCGTCGAGAGGCTCCGCGTGCACAGCGCCGCGTGGGCGTTTTCAAAAACCGGTCGTGAGGTTTGA
- a CDS encoding endo-1,4-beta-xylanase has translation MARRLPGFRKAYVTGLDRTPARLSVEFRNGLMSCFRETSESGRLFVPWPITGYGTPIVGTATLAERQAPYVLALELARGKLNDVRNQMADWVQLGLRIAPELAAAMSSAHKGFVAAALASDDPDASLAAAQSSLEASSRAGELLTEAYLSQILQNRLAATGKLSTHLGCMLSSDPEKTPGTGQWPTAFNACQVGVSWRQLAPSEGKFRWDQLDARLAWCRKNRLEIEAGPLIEFRPGALPDWIWLWEGDQETIGGFVTEFVRQAVLRYRGKIPHWHVVHRAASQEILGLSEEEQIRITARAIQVARQADPAAQFSIGIDRPWAEWMSSSHFQLGPLHLCDYLLRSDLGISSIAIEIAPGYTTPGSHLRDLFDLSRLLDLYSLLNVPLHLMISVPSGVGPDAHADPSISVDVPQWPSPPDEVLQSNWGARWLALGLAKPFVRSVTWMGACDTQPHVYPHSGLFRADGTPKPLFAWLQSLRKDVIA, from the coding sequence ATGGCACGCCGGCTGCCGGGCTTCCGCAAGGCCTACGTCACGGGCCTGGATCGGACCCCCGCCCGGCTCAGCGTCGAGTTCCGCAACGGGCTGATGTCCTGCTTCCGGGAGACCAGCGAGAGCGGCCGGCTGTTCGTGCCCTGGCCGATCACGGGCTATGGTACCCCGATCGTCGGCACCGCGACCCTCGCGGAGCGTCAGGCCCCCTACGTGCTCGCGCTCGAGCTGGCGCGGGGGAAGCTCAACGACGTCCGCAACCAGATGGCGGACTGGGTGCAGCTGGGGCTGCGGATCGCCCCGGAGCTCGCCGCGGCGATGTCCAGCGCCCACAAGGGATTCGTCGCCGCCGCCCTGGCGAGCGACGACCCGGACGCCTCTCTGGCCGCCGCGCAGTCCAGCCTGGAGGCATCGAGCCGGGCCGGCGAGCTCCTGACGGAGGCGTACCTCTCGCAGATCCTCCAGAATCGCCTCGCCGCCACGGGCAAGCTCTCGACCCACCTGGGCTGCATGCTCTCCAGCGATCCCGAGAAGACGCCCGGGACGGGCCAGTGGCCCACCGCCTTCAACGCGTGCCAGGTCGGCGTCTCCTGGCGCCAGCTCGCCCCCTCGGAGGGCAAGTTCCGCTGGGACCAGCTCGACGCCCGCCTCGCCTGGTGCCGGAAGAACAGGCTGGAGATCGAGGCCGGCCCGCTGATCGAGTTCCGCCCCGGGGCCCTGCCGGACTGGATCTGGCTCTGGGAAGGGGACCAGGAGACCATCGGCGGCTTCGTCACCGAGTTCGTCCGCCAGGCCGTGCTCCGCTACCGGGGCAAGATCCCCCACTGGCACGTCGTCCACCGGGCCGCGTCGCAGGAGATCCTCGGGCTCTCGGAGGAGGAGCAGATCCGCATCACCGCCCGGGCGATCCAGGTCGCCCGCCAGGCCGACCCCGCGGCGCAGTTCAGCATCGGGATCGACCGGCCCTGGGCGGAGTGGATGAGCTCCAGCCACTTCCAGCTCGGGCCGCTCCACCTGTGCGACTACCTGCTCCGCTCGGACCTCGGCATCTCCAGCATCGCCATCGAGATCGCCCCGGGCTACACCACGCCCGGCAGCCACCTCCGCGACCTGTTCGACCTCTCCCGGCTGCTGGACCTGTACTCCCTGCTCAACGTGCCCCTCCACCTCATGATCTCCGTGCCGTCGGGCGTCGGCCCGGACGCCCACGCCGATCCGTCCATCTCGGTGGACGTGCCCCAGTGGCCCTCGCCGCCCGACGAGGTGCTCCAGTCCAACTGGGGCGCCCGATGGCTGGCCCTGGGCCTCGCCAAGCCCTTCGTCCGCTCGGTCACCTGGATGGGCGCCTGCGACACGCAGCCGCACGTCTATCCCCACTCCGGCCTCTTCCGCGCCGACGGCACCCCCAAGCCGCTCTTCGCGTGGCTCCAGTCCTTGCGCAAGGACGTGATCGCCTGA
- a CDS encoding phosphoglycerate dehydrogenase, which translates to MPTVLIGPHLIRNQPGPFRDVLLASGFSIVDPEAGFVMTEEDYRKYLPDADALIAGGERLPGDVIRAAPRLRAIARTGVGYDSVDVATATERNIPVLITPGTNQESVAEQAFALLLALTRNVAASTAAIRQGTWDRRLVAPIRGRTMGLVGFGRIGHAVAVRALAFGMSVVAFDPLAEQDAFDRAGVRRVDLPELLASSDVVSLHAPLNDHTKGLVDRKFLSLMKPGSYLINTARGGLVVDEDLRDGLVSGHLAGAGLDVFNEEPPGPENVLIGLPNVALSPHVGGTDRQSMSDMAEMAARAIVDLHQGRWPEGCVVNEEIRPGWRW; encoded by the coding sequence ATGCCCACGGTCCTGATCGGCCCCCACCTGATCCGCAATCAGCCCGGCCCGTTCCGAGACGTCCTCCTCGCCTCCGGATTCTCGATCGTGGATCCCGAGGCCGGCTTCGTCATGACCGAGGAGGACTACCGGAAGTATCTCCCCGATGCCGACGCCCTGATCGCCGGCGGCGAGCGTCTCCCCGGAGACGTGATCCGTGCGGCCCCCCGCCTCCGCGCCATCGCCAGGACGGGCGTGGGCTACGACAGCGTCGACGTCGCGACCGCGACGGAACGGAACATCCCGGTCCTGATCACGCCGGGGACGAACCAGGAGAGCGTCGCCGAGCAGGCCTTCGCGCTGCTGCTCGCCCTCACGCGGAACGTCGCGGCCAGCACCGCCGCCATCCGCCAGGGGACCTGGGATCGCCGCCTCGTCGCGCCCATCCGGGGCCGGACGATGGGGCTCGTGGGCTTCGGGCGGATCGGCCACGCCGTCGCCGTGCGCGCCCTCGCGTTCGGCATGAGCGTCGTGGCGTTCGACCCGCTCGCCGAGCAGGACGCCTTCGACCGCGCGGGCGTGCGACGGGTGGACCTGCCGGAGCTCCTGGCATCCTCCGACGTCGTCAGCCTCCATGCGCCGCTCAACGATCACACGAAGGGGCTGGTGGACAGGAAATTCCTGTCGCTCATGAAGCCCGGCTCGTACCTCATCAACACCGCCCGGGGCGGGCTCGTCGTCGATGAGGACCTGCGCGACGGCCTGGTTTCGGGCCATCTCGCCGGCGCGGGCCTCGACGTCTTCAACGAGGAACCGCCGGGGCCGGAGAACGTGCTGATCGGCCTGCCCAACGTGGCGCTCAGCCCTCACGTCGGCGGGACCGACCGGCAGTCGATGAGCGACATGGCGGAGATGGCCGCCCGCGCCATCGTGGACCTCCACCAGGGCCGCTGGCCGGAGGGGTGCGTGGTCAACGAGGAGATCCGGCCGGGCTGGCGATGGTGA
- a CDS encoding SGNH/GDSL hydrolase family protein — protein MTKQRELPFLARARRRDRGFKALIAAATLVAGCALVAGQPDARGRAREVLESWRWRASELAGMSAAEDRLLALRRVRRPIEVESARRSLERSFRGTLSPPMREFMRAAKMDAETGLLRWGNFDRTLLLSSAVLEADDSGRSYRLLPQTRSVWVIGLSLRDMLGLFLVPDNAEVRAAAARAGGTVVEGSRQWTNSWGCRGPEPDPDAPFRLLVLGDSVMEGALIGDDETPPARLGVRLGEALGERVSVLNTGHLGYSPEQYFHTLEAFGERFRPHYVVMSVTSNDFGDMNSPDNWLESEHWVDAVASLCYHRGWPLLLVPAPNEADLVGRRDLSLFTGQVTRIYRRSGREYFDPLEAFAAEKIRLRVEQLRAGTCCTSTLYNLHLQGDRHFSPAGADLWAREVAKRLQLDLAWRELSKAPAR, from the coding sequence ATGACGAAACAGCGCGAGCTCCCCTTCCTGGCCCGCGCCCGGCGGCGAGACCGCGGGTTCAAGGCCCTCATCGCGGCCGCCACGCTCGTCGCCGGGTGTGCCCTGGTGGCCGGCCAGCCCGACGCGAGGGGTCGGGCCCGCGAGGTCCTGGAGAGCTGGCGATGGCGGGCCTCCGAGCTGGCCGGCATGTCCGCGGCCGAGGATCGGCTCCTCGCGCTGCGTCGCGTGCGTCGCCCGATCGAGGTCGAATCGGCGCGGCGGTCGCTCGAGCGTTCCTTCCGGGGGACGCTCAGCCCCCCCATGCGCGAGTTCATGCGGGCCGCGAAGATGGACGCGGAGACGGGCCTGCTCCGATGGGGGAACTTCGATCGGACGCTCCTCCTCTCCTCGGCGGTCCTGGAGGCCGACGACTCCGGCCGGTCCTATCGGCTCCTGCCGCAGACCCGGTCGGTCTGGGTCATCGGCCTGAGCCTGAGGGACATGCTGGGCCTGTTCCTCGTGCCCGACAACGCGGAGGTCCGCGCCGCGGCCGCCCGCGCCGGGGGCACCGTGGTCGAGGGATCGAGGCAGTGGACCAACTCGTGGGGCTGCCGCGGGCCCGAGCCGGATCCCGACGCGCCCTTCCGCCTCCTCGTGCTCGGCGACTCGGTGATGGAGGGGGCCCTCATCGGCGACGACGAGACCCCGCCCGCGCGCCTCGGCGTCCGCCTCGGCGAGGCGCTCGGCGAGCGGGTGTCGGTCCTGAATACGGGCCACCTCGGCTATTCGCCGGAGCAGTACTTCCACACCCTCGAGGCCTTCGGCGAGCGATTCCGGCCGCATTACGTCGTCATGAGCGTCACGTCGAACGACTTCGGCGACATGAACTCGCCGGACAACTGGCTGGAGAGCGAGCACTGGGTCGACGCGGTCGCGTCGCTCTGCTACCACCGGGGCTGGCCCCTGCTCCTGGTGCCGGCCCCGAACGAGGCCGACCTCGTCGGTCGCCGGGACCTGAGCCTGTTCACGGGCCAGGTGACGCGCATCTATCGCCGCAGCGGCCGGGAGTACTTCGACCCCCTGGAAGCGTTCGCGGCGGAGAAGATCCGCCTGCGGGTCGAGCAGCTGAGGGCGGGCACCTGCTGCACCAGCACCCTGTACAACCTCCACCTCCAGGGAGACCGCCATTTCTCGCCGGCGGGCGCCGACCTCTGGGCGAGGGAGGTCGCGAAGCGCCTCCAGCTGGACCTCGCCTGGCGCGAGCTGTCGAAGGCGCCGGCTCGCTGA
- a CDS encoding YsnF/AvaK domain-containing protein, giving the protein MAAATQRTTIVGVFEDRSQADKAVSALMRAGFRQDQIGVAMRSNEGEYAATDETAGETHAASGALTGALTGLGLGALAGLGVLAGVIPVIGPAITAGTLGVVLTNAAAGAGIAGMVGALIGAGVPEHEARYYDEEFQAGRTIVTVTADGRSSEATSILRDHGAYDMSSRSSAAGLREGQPGMTGSRAGVTPAGHTSSGSSTSATTYSAGHESATTAGGVGSSGASAAPRSGSPTIRGSGADSIELREERLRAEKRPVETGEVSLRKEVITENRSIDVPVEREEVVIERKPAHGRASSDIAAEGQEIRIPVREEQVSVTKEPVVTEEVTVGKRKVEDTKHVTGQVRKEELRVDKSGDVRLDEKGQGRSS; this is encoded by the coding sequence ATGGCTGCCGCGACGCAACGTACCACGATCGTCGGCGTCTTCGAGGATCGTAGCCAGGCCGACAAGGCCGTGAGCGCGCTGATGCGGGCGGGATTCCGCCAGGATCAGATCGGCGTGGCGATGCGATCGAACGAGGGCGAATACGCCGCGACGGACGAGACGGCCGGCGAGACGCACGCCGCCTCCGGGGCGCTCACCGGGGCCCTGACGGGGCTCGGCCTGGGCGCCCTCGCGGGGCTCGGCGTGCTGGCCGGCGTGATACCGGTCATCGGGCCGGCCATCACGGCGGGCACGCTGGGGGTCGTCCTCACGAACGCGGCCGCGGGGGCGGGGATCGCAGGCATGGTCGGCGCCCTCATCGGGGCGGGCGTGCCGGAGCACGAGGCCCGCTACTATGATGAGGAATTCCAGGCGGGGCGCACCATCGTCACCGTCACCGCCGACGGCCGGTCGAGCGAGGCGACCTCCATCCTCCGCGACCATGGCGCCTACGACATGAGCAGCCGCAGCTCGGCCGCGGGCTTGCGCGAAGGCCAGCCCGGCATGACCGGCTCCAGGGCGGGCGTGACCCCCGCCGGGCACACCTCGAGCGGCTCGTCGACCTCGGCAACGACCTATTCCGCGGGGCACGAGTCCGCGACCACGGCGGGCGGCGTCGGCTCATCCGGGGCGTCCGCGGCCCCTCGATCCGGCTCGCCGACGATCCGGGGGAGCGGGGCGGATTCGATCGAGCTCCGCGAGGAGCGACTCCGGGCCGAGAAGCGGCCCGTCGAGACGGGCGAGGTGAGCCTCCGCAAGGAGGTCATCACGGAGAACCGCAGCATCGACGTCCCGGTCGAGCGCGAGGAGGTCGTGATCGAGCGCAAGCCCGCCCACGGCCGCGCCAGCTCGGACATCGCGGCCGAGGGGCAGGAGATCCGCATCCCGGTCCGCGAGGAGCAGGTCAGCGTGACCAAGGAGCCCGTCGTGACCGAGGAGGTCACCGTCGGCAAGCGGAAGGTCGAGGACACGAAGCACGTCACCGGCCAGGTCCGCAAGGAAGAGCTCAGGGTGGACAAGTCCGGCGACGTCAGGCTCGACGAGAAGGGGCAGGGCCGCTCCTCCTGA